A genomic region of Friedmanniella luteola contains the following coding sequences:
- the glmU gene encoding bifunctional UDP-N-acetylglucosamine diphosphorylase/glucosamine-1-phosphate N-acetyltransferase GlmU has protein sequence MPRQPDAPVQPDPSPTEDPAAAAHPVAAVVVLAAGEGKRMRSARSKLLHEVAGHSLLSYAVTAATTLQPQHVVVVVGHLREQVEAHLAEIAPHVTTVVQEEQRGTGHAVQVALAALPELVGDVVVTYGDVPMLDGDTLAGLLADHRAQGAAVTVLTAQVADPTGYGRVVRDPSGQVEAVVEQRDADEHQRSISEINSGIYVFEATTLAQGLAGLRPDNSQGELYLTDVLASARRAGGLVSAHLTEDAWLTEGVNDRVQLSRINLEVNRRILDRWMRAGVTVVDPATTWVHASVDLGTDVTLLPGTVLEGATSVAAGAVVGPDTTLVDVEVGERAQVSRTVASLAVIGPDVSVGPFAYLRPGTRLGAGAKVGTFVETKNAQLGAGAKAPHLSYVGDAVIGDGANIGAGVIFANYDGVHKATTTVGAFSFVGSNAVLTAPVVVADGAYVAAGSTITSDVEIGALAVSRGRQRNVAGWVVRKRPGTRTARAAEAATTSADPVAAAPEQDQAAAPAPLQDQQAQPAPVQAQQVQDRQPHDHPGDDQRPGQQDDEGNAQA, from the coding sequence ATGCCCCGACAGCCCGACGCGCCCGTGCAGCCCGACCCGTCCCCGACGGAGGACCCCGCAGCCGCCGCGCACCCCGTCGCCGCCGTGGTCGTGCTGGCCGCGGGCGAGGGCAAGCGGATGCGGTCGGCGCGGTCGAAGCTGCTGCACGAGGTGGCGGGCCACTCGCTGCTCAGCTACGCCGTCACCGCGGCGACCACGCTCCAGCCGCAGCACGTCGTCGTGGTGGTCGGCCACCTGCGCGAGCAGGTCGAGGCGCACCTGGCCGAGATCGCGCCGCACGTCACGACGGTGGTGCAGGAGGAGCAGCGGGGCACCGGGCACGCCGTCCAGGTCGCCCTGGCCGCGCTGCCCGAGCTGGTGGGCGACGTCGTCGTCACCTACGGCGATGTCCCGATGCTCGACGGCGACACCCTCGCCGGCCTCCTCGCAGACCACCGGGCGCAGGGCGCCGCCGTCACCGTGCTGACCGCGCAGGTGGCGGACCCGACGGGCTACGGCCGGGTGGTGCGGGACCCCAGCGGCCAGGTCGAGGCGGTCGTGGAGCAGCGCGACGCCGACGAGCACCAGCGCTCCATCAGCGAGATCAACTCCGGCATCTACGTCTTCGAGGCCACGACCCTGGCGCAGGGCCTGGCCGGGCTGCGGCCCGACAACAGCCAGGGCGAGCTGTACCTCACCGACGTGCTGGCCTCGGCCCGCCGCGCGGGTGGGCTGGTCAGCGCGCACCTGACCGAGGACGCCTGGCTGACCGAGGGCGTCAACGACCGCGTCCAGCTGTCCCGGATCAACCTCGAGGTGAACCGCCGGATCCTCGACCGCTGGATGCGGGCCGGGGTGACCGTCGTCGACCCGGCGACCACCTGGGTGCACGCGTCGGTCGACCTCGGCACCGACGTCACCCTGCTGCCGGGCACCGTGCTGGAGGGCGCGACGTCGGTGGCCGCCGGCGCGGTGGTCGGCCCGGACACGACCCTGGTCGACGTCGAGGTGGGGGAGCGCGCGCAGGTCAGCCGCACCGTCGCCTCGCTCGCGGTGATCGGGCCCGACGTCTCGGTCGGACCGTTCGCGTACCTGCGGCCCGGCACGCGGCTGGGCGCGGGGGCCAAGGTCGGCACCTTCGTCGAGACCAAGAACGCCCAGCTGGGCGCGGGCGCGAAGGCGCCGCACCTCTCCTACGTGGGCGACGCCGTGATCGGCGACGGCGCCAACATCGGGGCCGGCGTGATCTTCGCCAACTACGACGGCGTGCACAAGGCGACGACCACCGTCGGCGCCTTCAGCTTCGTCGGCAGCAACGCGGTGCTGACCGCCCCCGTCGTCGTGGCCGACGGCGCCTACGTCGCCGCCGGGTCCACCATCACCAGCGACGTCGAGATCGGGGCGCTGGCCGTCAGCCGCGGCCGGCAGCGCAACGTCGCCGGCTGGGTCGTGCGCAAGCGGCCGGGGACGAGGACGGCACGGGCCGCCGAGGCGGCCACCACCAGCGCCGACCCGGTCGCCGCGGCGCCCGAGCAGGACCAGGCCGCCGCGCCCGCCCCGCTGCAGGACCAGCAGGCCCAGCCCGCGCCCGTCCAGGCCCAGCAGGTGCAGGACCGCCAGCCGCACGACCACCCGGGCGACGACCAGCGCCCGGGCCAGCAGGACGACGAGGGGAACGCCCAGGCATGA
- a CDS encoding ribose-phosphate diphosphokinase: protein MTGFKKPNEKHLMLFSGRAYPELAEEIADHLDLGLVPTRALNYANSEIYVRFEESVRGCDAYVIQSHAAPINEWVMEQLIMVDALKRASAKRITVVAPFYPYARQDKKHRGREPISARLMADLFKTAGANRLMSVDLHAAQIQGFFDGPVDHLWALPVLSKHISDRYDTSEMTVVSPDAGRVRLADMWTDQLGCSLAIIHKRRDPNVANTVAVHEVVGDVQGKVCLLVDDMIDTAGTICQAAEALKARGAKAVIAAATHAVLSGPAIERLTATGFEEVVVTNTLPIPDERRFEGLTVLSIAPLISRAIREVFEDGSVTSLFGGQS from the coding sequence ATGACCGGTTTCAAGAAGCCCAACGAGAAGCACCTGATGCTCTTCTCGGGACGGGCCTACCCCGAGCTGGCGGAGGAGATCGCCGACCACCTGGACCTGGGCCTGGTCCCCACCCGGGCCCTCAACTACGCGAACTCCGAGATCTACGTCCGCTTCGAGGAGTCGGTCCGCGGCTGCGACGCCTACGTGATCCAGAGCCACGCCGCCCCCATCAACGAGTGGGTGATGGAGCAGCTGATCATGGTCGACGCCCTCAAGCGGGCCTCGGCCAAGCGGATCACCGTCGTCGCCCCCTTCTACCCCTACGCCCGGCAGGACAAGAAGCACCGCGGCCGCGAGCCCATCTCGGCCCGGCTGATGGCCGACCTGTTCAAGACCGCGGGGGCCAACCGGCTGATGTCGGTCGACCTGCACGCGGCGCAGATCCAGGGCTTCTTCGACGGCCCCGTGGACCACCTCTGGGCGCTGCCGGTGCTGAGCAAGCACATCTCCGACCGCTACGACACCTCGGAGATGACGGTCGTCTCCCCCGATGCCGGCCGGGTGCGGCTGGCGGACATGTGGACCGACCAGCTCGGCTGCTCGCTGGCGATCATCCACAAGCGGCGCGACCCGAACGTCGCCAACACCGTCGCCGTGCACGAGGTCGTCGGTGACGTGCAGGGCAAGGTCTGCCTGCTGGTCGACGACATGATCGACACCGCCGGCACCATCTGCCAGGCCGCCGAGGCGCTCAAGGCCCGCGGCGCCAAGGCCGTCATCGCCGCGGCGACCCACGCCGTCCTGTCCGGCCCGGCCATCGAGCGGCTGACCGCCACGGGGTTCGAGGAGGTCGTGGTCACCAACACCCTGCCGATCCCCGACGAGCGCCGCTTCGAGGGCCTGACGGTGCTCTCGATCGCCCCGCTCATCTCCCGCGCCATCCGCGAGGTCTTCGAGGACGGGTCCGTCACCAGCCTCTTCGGCGGCCAGAGCTGA
- a CDS encoding 50S ribosomal protein L25/general stress protein Ctc — protein sequence MPEVKLTAEVRTEFGKGAARRIRRAHKVPAVLYGHGTDPIHITLPGHETLLALRTNNALLSIDVDGTSQLALPKQVQRDPLKHTIEHVDLVLVRRGELVTVDVAILVEGEAAPETLVVIDHTSIPVEADATAIPTEIVVSIEGLRAGTQILAKDVKLPEGSTLGIDPDALIINITGAQSEAALEAELAEAEAELGIEPTINEDAETPDEAAEGESSEESTNSEQS from the coding sequence GTGCCCGAGGTCAAGCTCACCGCCGAAGTCCGCACCGAGTTCGGCAAGGGCGCTGCCCGCCGGATCCGCCGTGCCCACAAGGTGCCCGCCGTGCTCTACGGCCACGGCACCGACCCGATCCACATCACGCTGCCGGGTCACGAGACCCTGCTCGCGCTGCGCACCAACAACGCGCTGCTGTCGATCGACGTCGACGGCACCTCGCAGCTCGCGCTGCCGAAGCAGGTCCAGCGCGACCCGCTGAAGCACACCATCGAGCACGTCGACCTGGTCCTGGTCCGCCGCGGCGAGCTGGTGACCGTCGACGTCGCCATCCTCGTCGAGGGCGAGGCCGCCCCGGAGACCCTGGTCGTCATCGACCACACGAGCATCCCGGTCGAGGCCGACGCCACCGCCATCCCGACCGAGATCGTCGTCTCGATCGAGGGCCTGCGGGCCGGCACCCAGATCCTGGCGAAGGACGTCAAGCTGCCCGAGGGCTCGACGCTCGGCATCGACCCCGACGCGCTGATCATCAACATCACCGGCGCCCAGTCCGAGGCGGCCCTGGAGGCCGAGCTGGCCGAGGCCGAGGCCGAGCTGGGCATCGAGCCGACGATCAACGAGGACGCGGAGACCCCGGACGAGGCTGCGGAGGGCGAGTCGTCCGAGGAGTCCACCAACTCCGAGCAGTCCTGA
- the pth gene encoding aminoacyl-tRNA hydrolase has translation MLPWLVVGLGNPGPTYAGHRHNVGFLVVEELADRTRASFAKPKGIKAELAESRLGPPGTDSPRLGLMKSRSFMNETGGPVSRLLAYYKIAPDRLVVVHDELDLDPGQLRVKFGGGDNGHNGLRSIRSSLGTGDYYRVRVGVGRPPGRQDPADFLLSNFSAREREGLGVEVVRAADAVESVVQVGLERTQSAFNS, from the coding sequence ATGCTGCCCTGGCTGGTGGTCGGGCTCGGCAACCCGGGCCCGACCTACGCGGGCCACCGCCACAACGTCGGCTTCCTCGTGGTCGAGGAGCTGGCGGACCGGACGCGCGCCTCGTTCGCCAAGCCCAAGGGCATCAAGGCCGAGCTGGCGGAGAGCCGGCTCGGCCCGCCGGGCACCGACAGCCCCCGGTTGGGGCTGATGAAGTCCCGCAGCTTCATGAACGAGACCGGCGGCCCGGTCTCGCGGCTGCTCGCCTACTACAAGATCGCCCCCGACCGCCTCGTCGTCGTGCACGACGAGCTGGACCTCGACCCGGGCCAGCTCCGGGTCAAGTTCGGCGGCGGCGACAACGGCCACAACGGCCTGCGGTCGATCCGCAGCTCGCTCGGCACCGGTGACTACTACCGGGTCCGGGTGGGCGTCGGCCGTCCGCCCGGTCGGCAGGACCCGGCCGACTTCCTGCTCAGCAACTTCTCCGCCCGCGAGCGCGAGGGCCTGGGCGTCGAGGTGGTCCGGGCCGCCGACGCCGTCGAGTCGGTCGTCCAGGTCGGCCTCGAGCGGACGCAGAGCGCCTTCAACTCCTGA
- the mfd gene encoding transcription-repair coupling factor yields the protein MTLTGLVDLFCTDPTLSASIDDAVARRLPALDLTSPPSMRPFVAAALAASSAHGGADRPVLVVTSTYREAEDVTAALQSLAGDDAVAYYPAWETLPHERLSPRSDTVGRRLAVLRRLAGNAELPPPRIVVAPVRSVLQPQVKGLADLLPVRIVTGEDHDLGELTARLVGAAYVRVDLVERRGEFAVRGGILDVFPPTEEHPVRIDFFGDTVEEIRYFTVADQRSSELTLREVTASPCRELLLTDEVKARAAALSLAHPELSDMLERIAQGHAVDGMEALSPVLVDGMELLVELLPPDTHVLVCDPELVRGRAVDLVKTSEEFLHASWAAAAGGGKAPVDLGASSYRPLSDVRSVAMARGLAWWTLSPFSSGPGDGSAGADGPLRTDDGEVVDLRTSVSAAGVESRTIAGHVAESHRGDTEAAIADIARRARAGWRVVLVAEGKGTSKRYAEVAAERELAVRERDDLTETPAEGLVTIVTGELRTGFVADSLKLALFTTSDLSGQRPPDKSARKLPGRRKNQINPLELVPGDPVVHAQHGVGRYVEMVQRTVQDATREYLLIEYAPSKRGQPGDRLFVPMDQLDQVTRYVGGESPTLDKMGGADWAKRKGRARKAVREIAAELIKLYAARQATRGHAFSPDTTWQRELEDAFNFVETPDQLAAIDEVKRDMEQIVPMDRLICGDVGYGKTEIAVRAAFKAVQDGKQVAILVPTTLLVQQHHATFADRYAGFPVNVAPLSRFQSEAEVRATMEGVAEGKVDVVVGTHRLLGGEVKFKDLGLVIIDEEQRFGVEHKEQLKRLRTHVDVLAMSATPIPRTLEMAVTGIREMSTIATPPEERHPVLTFAGPYDEAQVTAAIRRELMREGQVFYVHNRVQSIDKVARRISELVPEARVVTAHGQMGEHRLEQVMVDFWERRADVLVATTIVEAGLDISSANTLLIERSDLLGLSQLHQLRGRVGRGRERGYAYFLYPPDKPLTETAHDRLATIAAHTDLGAGMAIAMKDLEIRGAGNMLGGEQSGHIADVGFDLYIRLVGEAVAEYRGVDTEPEPEVRIELPVDAHLPTDYVESERLRLEMYKRLAEVRAEADLKAVEAELHDRYGPPPAPVLTLMEVARFRLLARTAGVREVVSQGNHIRFGPADLPDSKKLRLQRLYPRTLVKETAAIILVPRPVSSTIGGPPVTDTALLAWCGKVIQDVFLG from the coding sequence GTGACGCTGACGGGACTCGTCGACCTCTTCTGCACCGATCCGACCCTCTCCGCCAGCATCGACGACGCGGTTGCTCGTCGGCTGCCGGCGCTCGACCTGACCTCCCCGCCCTCCATGCGGCCGTTCGTGGCGGCCGCGCTGGCGGCCTCCAGCGCGCACGGCGGCGCCGACCGGCCCGTGCTGGTGGTGACCTCCACCTACCGCGAGGCCGAGGACGTGACGGCCGCGCTGCAGTCCCTCGCGGGGGACGACGCGGTCGCGTACTACCCGGCCTGGGAGACGCTGCCGCACGAACGGCTCAGCCCGCGCTCGGACACCGTCGGCCGTCGGCTCGCCGTCCTCCGCCGGCTGGCCGGCAACGCGGAGCTGCCGCCGCCCCGCATCGTGGTCGCCCCGGTCCGCAGCGTCCTGCAGCCGCAGGTCAAGGGCCTGGCCGACCTGCTGCCGGTGCGGATCGTCACCGGCGAGGACCACGACCTCGGCGAGCTGACCGCCCGGCTCGTCGGCGCCGCGTACGTGCGCGTCGACCTGGTCGAGCGGCGCGGCGAGTTCGCCGTCCGCGGTGGCATCCTCGACGTCTTCCCGCCGACCGAGGAGCACCCGGTCCGGATCGACTTCTTCGGCGACACCGTCGAGGAGATCCGCTACTTCACCGTCGCCGACCAGCGCTCCAGCGAGCTCACGCTGCGCGAGGTCACCGCCTCGCCGTGCCGGGAGCTGCTGCTCACCGACGAGGTCAAGGCCCGCGCCGCCGCGCTGTCGCTGGCGCACCCCGAGCTGTCGGACATGCTGGAGCGGATCGCCCAGGGCCACGCCGTCGACGGCATGGAGGCGCTGTCCCCGGTGCTCGTCGACGGGATGGAGCTGCTGGTCGAGCTGCTGCCGCCGGACACCCACGTCCTGGTCTGCGACCCTGAGCTGGTCCGCGGCCGGGCGGTGGACCTGGTCAAGACCAGCGAGGAGTTCCTGCACGCGTCCTGGGCGGCGGCCGCCGGTGGCGGGAAGGCGCCCGTCGACCTGGGCGCCTCGTCCTACCGCCCGCTGTCCGACGTCCGCTCCGTCGCGATGGCCCGCGGGCTGGCCTGGTGGACGCTGTCCCCGTTCAGCTCCGGCCCGGGCGACGGCTCCGCCGGCGCGGACGGCCCCCTGCGCACCGACGACGGTGAGGTCGTCGACCTGCGCACCTCCGTCAGCGCCGCGGGCGTCGAGTCCCGCACCATCGCCGGCCACGTCGCCGAGAGCCACCGCGGCGACACCGAGGCGGCCATCGCCGACATCGCCCGCCGGGCCCGCGCGGGCTGGCGCGTCGTGCTGGTCGCCGAGGGCAAGGGCACCAGCAAGCGCTACGCCGAGGTCGCCGCCGAGCGCGAGCTGGCCGTCCGCGAGCGCGACGACCTGACCGAGACCCCGGCCGAGGGCCTGGTCACCATCGTCACCGGTGAGCTGCGCACCGGCTTCGTCGCCGACAGCCTCAAGCTCGCCCTCTTCACCACCTCGGACCTGTCGGGGCAGCGGCCGCCCGACAAGTCCGCGCGCAAGCTGCCCGGTCGGCGCAAGAACCAGATCAACCCGCTGGAGCTCGTCCCCGGCGACCCGGTGGTGCACGCCCAGCACGGCGTCGGCCGCTACGTCGAGATGGTGCAGCGCACCGTCCAGGACGCGACGCGGGAGTACCTGCTGATCGAGTACGCGCCCTCCAAGCGCGGCCAGCCGGGCGACCGGCTCTTCGTCCCGATGGACCAGCTCGACCAGGTCACCCGCTACGTCGGGGGCGAGAGCCCGACGCTGGACAAGATGGGCGGCGCCGACTGGGCCAAGCGGAAGGGCCGCGCCCGCAAGGCGGTCCGGGAGATCGCAGCCGAGCTGATCAAGCTCTACGCAGCCCGGCAGGCCACCCGCGGGCACGCCTTCTCCCCGGACACCACCTGGCAGCGCGAGCTCGAGGACGCCTTCAACTTCGTCGAGACCCCCGACCAGCTGGCCGCCATCGACGAGGTCAAGCGCGACATGGAGCAGATCGTGCCGATGGACCGGCTGATCTGCGGCGACGTCGGCTACGGCAAGACCGAGATCGCCGTCCGGGCCGCGTTCAAGGCCGTGCAGGACGGCAAGCAGGTGGCGATCCTGGTGCCGACGACCCTGCTGGTCCAGCAGCACCACGCCACCTTCGCCGACCGCTACGCCGGGTTCCCCGTCAACGTCGCCCCGCTCAGCCGCTTCCAGTCCGAGGCCGAGGTCAGGGCGACGATGGAGGGCGTGGCCGAGGGCAAGGTCGACGTCGTCGTCGGCACCCACCGCCTGCTGGGCGGTGAGGTGAAGTTCAAGGACCTCGGCCTGGTGATCATCGACGAGGAGCAGCGCTTCGGCGTCGAGCACAAGGAGCAGCTGAAGCGGCTCCGGACCCACGTCGACGTGCTCGCCATGTCCGCGACGCCGATCCCGCGCACCCTGGAGATGGCGGTCACCGGCATCCGGGAGATGAGCACCATCGCCACCCCGCCCGAGGAGCGGCACCCGGTGCTGACCTTCGCCGGGCCCTACGACGAGGCCCAGGTCACCGCGGCCATCCGGCGCGAGCTGATGCGCGAGGGCCAGGTGTTCTACGTGCACAACCGGGTGCAGAGCATCGACAAGGTCGCTCGGCGGATCAGCGAGCTGGTGCCCGAGGCACGCGTGGTCACCGCGCACGGCCAGATGGGGGAGCACCGCCTGGAGCAGGTGATGGTGGACTTCTGGGAGCGGCGGGCCGACGTGCTGGTGGCGACGACCATCGTCGAGGCGGGCCTGGACATCTCCAGCGCCAACACGCTGCTGATCGAGCGCTCGGACCTGCTGGGCCTGTCCCAGCTGCACCAGCTGCGCGGCCGCGTCGGCCGGGGCCGCGAGCGCGGCTACGCCTACTTCCTCTACCCGCCGGACAAGCCGCTGACCGAGACGGCCCACGACCGGCTGGCCACCATCGCGGCGCACACCGACCTGGGCGCCGGGATGGCCATCGCCATGAAGGACCTGGAGATCCGGGGCGCCGGCAACATGCTGGGCGGCGAGCAGTCCGGGCACATCGCCGACGTCGGCTTCGACCTCTACATCCGCCTGGTCGGCGAGGCGGTCGCGGAGTACCGGGGCGTCGACACCGAGCCCGAGCCGGAGGTGCGGATCGAGCTCCCCGTCGACGCGCACCTGCCGACCGACTACGTCGAGTCCGAGCGGCTGCGGCTGGAGATGTACAAGCGGCTGGCCGAGGTGCGCGCCGAGGCCGACCTCAAGGCCGTGGAGGCGGAGCTGCACGACCGCTACGGCCCGCCGCCGGCGCCCGTGCTCACCCTGATGGAGGTGGCGCGGTTCCGGCTGCTGGCCCGCACGGCGGGCGTCCGGGAGGTCGTCAGCCAGGGCAACCACATCCGCTTCGGTCCCGCGGACCTCCCCGACTCCAAGAAGCTGAGGCTGCAGCGGCTCTACCCGCGCACGCTGGTGAAGGAGACGGCGGCCATCATCCTGGTGCCCCGGCCCGTCAGCTCCACCATCGGCGGCCCGCCGGTCACCGACACCGCCCTGCTGGCCTGGTGCGGCAAGGTGATCCAGGACGTGTTCCTCGGCTGA
- a CDS encoding MazG family protein — MEVLRRRCPWDAEQTHRTLVQYLLEEAAETVEAIESGDEAHLREELGDLLLQVVFHAEIAAAFGLEDVARGIADKLVSRHPHVFAPAGGSGVPDAVPADLHRTWEQRKAVEKGRTSALQGIPEQMSALARGHKVVARSRSRQVPVDLPQQPVTAEEVGATVLDLVARAHASGVDPEQAVRDAVRALERRVLAAEADLAASMPAGPPAH, encoded by the coding sequence ATGGAGGTGCTGCGCCGGCGCTGCCCCTGGGACGCGGAGCAGACCCACCGGACGCTGGTCCAGTACCTGCTGGAGGAGGCGGCCGAGACCGTCGAGGCCATCGAGTCCGGCGACGAGGCGCACCTGCGCGAGGAGCTGGGCGACCTGCTGCTCCAGGTGGTGTTCCACGCCGAGATCGCGGCCGCCTTCGGCCTCGAGGACGTCGCCCGGGGGATCGCCGACAAGCTGGTCAGCCGGCACCCGCACGTCTTCGCGCCAGCCGGCGGCTCGGGGGTCCCCGACGCCGTGCCCGCCGACCTGCACCGCACGTGGGAGCAGCGCAAGGCCGTGGAGAAGGGCCGGACCTCGGCGCTGCAGGGCATCCCCGAGCAGATGTCCGCGCTGGCCCGCGGGCACAAGGTCGTCGCCCGCTCCCGCTCCCGGCAGGTGCCGGTGGACCTGCCCCAGCAGCCCGTCACCGCCGAGGAGGTGGGGGCGACGGTGCTCGACCTCGTCGCCCGCGCCCACGCCAGCGGCGTCGACCCGGAGCAGGCCGTCCGCGACGCCGTCCGCGCGCTCGAGCGGCGCGTCCTGGCCGCCGAGGCCGATCTCGCCGCGTCCATGCCCGCGGGGCCTCCGGCGCACTAG
- the eno gene encoding phosphopyruvate hydratase produces MASIEFVGAREILDSRGNPTVEVEVILDDGSEGRAAVPSGASTGAFEAVELRDGGDRYGGKGVSKAVLGVIDQLGPELVGYEASEQRLVDQAMLDLDGTDNKAKLGANAILGVSLAVAHAAANSADLPLYRYVGGPNAHTLPVPMMNIVNGGSHADSDVDVQEFMIAPIGATTFRDALEQGASVYHALKSVLKKQGLSTGLGDEGGFAPNLPANVAALELISTAVESTGLKLGTDIALALDVASSEFFENGVYSWEGGTKSADEMTAIYEQWVRDFPIVSIEDPLAEDDWAGWSALMGRIGDQVQVVGDDLFVTNVTRLQRGIDEKAASALLVKVNQIGSLTETLDAVDLAHRAGFRCMMSHRSGETEDTTIADLAVATNCGQIKSGAPARTDRVAKYNQLLRIEEDLDDAARYAGLGAFPRFKG; encoded by the coding sequence GTGGCGAGTATCGAGTTCGTCGGCGCACGCGAAATCCTGGATTCCCGCGGCAACCCCACGGTCGAGGTCGAGGTGATCCTCGACGACGGCTCGGAGGGCCGGGCCGCGGTGCCCTCGGGCGCCTCCACCGGGGCCTTCGAGGCGGTGGAGCTGCGGGACGGCGGCGACCGCTACGGCGGCAAGGGCGTCAGCAAGGCCGTCCTCGGCGTGATCGACCAGCTCGGTCCCGAGCTCGTCGGCTACGAGGCCAGCGAGCAGCGGCTCGTCGACCAGGCGATGCTGGACCTGGACGGCACCGACAACAAGGCCAAGCTGGGCGCGAACGCGATCCTCGGCGTCTCGCTGGCCGTGGCGCACGCCGCGGCCAACTCCGCGGACCTGCCGCTCTACCGCTACGTCGGCGGCCCGAACGCCCACACGCTGCCGGTGCCGATGATGAACATCGTCAACGGCGGCTCCCACGCCGACTCCGACGTGGACGTGCAGGAGTTCATGATCGCCCCGATCGGCGCGACCACCTTCCGCGACGCCCTCGAGCAGGGCGCGTCGGTTTACCACGCGCTCAAGTCGGTGCTGAAGAAGCAGGGCCTGTCGACCGGACTCGGTGACGAGGGCGGCTTCGCCCCCAACCTGCCGGCCAACGTGGCCGCGCTCGAGCTGATCTCCACCGCCGTCGAGTCGACCGGCCTCAAGCTGGGCACCGACATCGCGCTCGCCCTCGACGTGGCCTCGAGCGAGTTCTTCGAGAACGGGGTCTACAGCTGGGAAGGCGGCACCAAGTCCGCCGACGAGATGACCGCGATCTACGAGCAGTGGGTCCGCGACTTCCCGATCGTCTCCATCGAGGACCCGCTGGCCGAGGACGACTGGGCCGGCTGGAGCGCCCTGATGGGCCGCATCGGCGACCAGGTCCAGGTGGTGGGCGACGACCTGTTCGTCACCAACGTCACCCGCCTGCAGCGGGGCATCGACGAGAAGGCGGCCTCCGCGCTGCTCGTCAAGGTGAACCAGATCGGCTCGCTCACCGAGACCCTCGACGCCGTCGACCTCGCGCACCGGGCCGGCTTCCGCTGCATGATGAGCCACCGCTCGGGCGAGACCGAGGACACGACCATCGCCGACTTGGCCGTGGCCACCAACTGCGGCCAGATCAAGTCGGGCGCGCCGGCACGCACCGACCGGGTGGCCAAGTACAACCAGCTGCTCCGCATCGAGGAGGACCTGGACGACGCGGCCCGCTACGCCGGCCTCGGCGCGTTCCCGCGGTTCAAGGGCTGA
- a CDS encoding FtsB family cell division protein, protein MPSGPRPPARPGSGPGRGKTRARPPLRPGAAAPPRPASPSAPDPVISGSGASPLGPARRASRLGASLTTRAIALVVVLLVLTISYASSLRIYFAQAHEIASTRAEIGERQQKISDLQGELGRWGDADYVRTQARQRLGWVVPGETGYQVVDADGNPLGGGAEIESSGTGIAEPQDAWWAELWGSVATADKPAPAKPKEKTITARTEPADGPR, encoded by the coding sequence GTGCCGAGCGGACCCCGTCCGCCGGCGCGCCCCGGCTCCGGCCCGGGCCGGGGCAAGACCCGCGCCCGGCCGCCGCTCCGTCCCGGGGCGGCGGCCCCGCCGCGACCGGCGTCGCCGTCCGCGCCCGACCCGGTGATCTCCGGGTCGGGCGCGTCCCCCCTCGGACCCGCCCGACGGGCGTCGCGGCTGGGGGCCAGCCTGACCACCCGGGCGATCGCGCTCGTCGTGGTGCTGCTGGTGCTGACCATCTCCTACGCCTCGTCGCTGCGCATCTACTTCGCCCAGGCGCACGAGATCGCCTCCACCCGCGCCGAGATCGGGGAGCGGCAGCAGAAGATCAGCGACCTGCAGGGGGAGCTCGGCCGCTGGGGTGACGCCGACTACGTCCGCACCCAGGCGCGGCAGCGGCTCGGCTGGGTCGTCCCGGGCGAGACCGGCTACCAGGTCGTCGACGCCGACGGGAACCCGCTGGGCGGCGGCGCCGAGATCGAGTCGTCCGGCACCGGGATCGCCGAACCGCAGGACGCCTGGTGGGCCGAGCTCTGGGGCTCGGTGGCCACGGCCGACAAGCCGGCGCCGGCGAAGCCGAAGGAGAAGACGATCACGGCCCGGACCGAGCCGGCCGACGGGCCCCGGTGA